One segment of Ignavibacteriales bacterium DNA contains the following:
- a CDS encoding PAS domain S-box protein, protein MEIKNKEWLDILGRNSDYHGDPLIILDDSFEIIFTNQKASTLFIIDDFHISLEQVFEKETVQKLTDFIGPVLNSLQKKLYKTTSINLKSGNKLDFDILIEPIKTDETINAILVFRNIDNTNCNDLLSRIKIASSNDIISTSDAPLKSIITELHSEIPFTIISLKRAKNVIDNYDFPIWIKDVYGKLIIINDAYSGILGVENTFAAGKMHETFLPPNQKAIYKMIDHYVLYNAQQIILEGLGKKNKNFEVINSIIQVPLVDNFNKILAMVGLIVDNKYDYYNFWGGEEFFKGLIQSFPKPAAYLSSIGVIKFANDMFVELFKPGIRQIVDENFDEVFSDNLINKIELFFDNDLAEDFILLDENLVPKNSLGSNDKLLLLKISSKENNKPNVFVTIESQTEPINFEDELQNILMHRGIMFDILIQKNPEPIFVYEKENLKFLEVNDATVKLYGYTRDEFLQMDLTDLYAPEDIQTLLDSFGDEASESRFSKPFRHRKKDGTNVLVEISKTSFKFNDKEAHFNIVKDITDSVEKDKQYQILKIVFNESDLLIFSTDASGFITFANQNVFQNLGYTNNEILQSSFASLVGDEDRGIVNTSIFQSHLKDSVVLQSKFKNSLGNLIDSEILASPVLDFDGGVDSFTIIVKPLSEKFSFDQPKEIIKEVIKEVVKEVVVEKQIPTKPKVMLPDSNFLSGMFHEILTPINVIIGFSQELISSTENPTEEQIEASEIINQNRIKMMDTMNAVVEYSDIMQNKSPLKIEDVTITDVIEKLDENIKDITGINDIQFAYGKISSSLKFKSDKQKFENFILSLIKVVSRLSKDKKVYFSGFAVESDSFLIGISDQYGNPSEYVANVLEQVFGNDRDPKDFGLPKLTTYLARILLKFLGGKFYKSATDTYRNETGFIFPIELSTSSEKQNFDSVQEIISSIPSSENIATDTVNRLTEDEIEKVDESEKLIEAVSEKEFLQEEIRDIPEEVTTEKSADENTDDIFKPVSPISQALLSKIEEVEEVEYDSKLEEIQSFEILDENKSEEIVDNTFDKTEPEEYENISETIVDEFAANTESIEEEKPAKILDLTKLSCLYIEDQVDSQILFKVQMKELRDVKFAVSFEEAQLVLLNHQFDFIVMDINLQGEYNGLDALKIIKTMPAFSSIPIISVTAYVLPGDKEKFIAAGFDDFISKPIFKEKMIESLEKIFLRH, encoded by the coding sequence GTGGAAATAAAAAATAAAGAATGGCTTGATATTCTTGGCAGAAATTCCGACTACCACGGCGACCCGCTAATAATTTTGGATGATTCGTTTGAAATTATTTTTACTAACCAAAAAGCTTCTACTCTTTTTATAATTGATGATTTTCATATTTCCTTAGAGCAGGTTTTTGAAAAAGAAACTGTTCAAAAGCTAACTGATTTTATCGGACCGGTCTTAAACTCATTACAAAAAAAATTATATAAAACAACTTCAATCAACTTAAAATCTGGAAATAAATTAGATTTCGATATTTTAATAGAACCAATTAAGACTGATGAAACAATTAATGCAATTTTGGTTTTTAGAAACATCGATAATACTAATTGCAATGATTTATTAAGCAGGATTAAGATAGCTTCTTCAAATGATATAATCTCAACTAGTGACGCACCGCTTAAAAGTATTATCACTGAGTTACATAGCGAGATTCCCTTTACTATCATATCATTAAAAAGAGCTAAAAATGTAATAGATAATTATGATTTCCCTATATGGATTAAAGATGTTTATGGTAAATTGATTATTATAAATGATGCCTATTCAGGGATTTTAGGAGTTGAAAATACTTTTGCAGCGGGTAAAATGCATGAGACATTTTTACCGCCGAATCAAAAAGCAATCTATAAAATGATAGATCATTATGTTTTATATAATGCTCAGCAAATAATTTTAGAAGGATTAGGCAAAAAAAATAAAAATTTTGAGGTTATTAACAGCATTATCCAGGTCCCGTTAGTAGATAATTTTAATAAAATACTTGCAATGGTTGGTCTAATTGTTGATAATAAGTATGATTATTATAACTTTTGGGGTGGAGAAGAATTTTTTAAAGGTCTTATACAGAGTTTTCCAAAACCTGCGGCTTATCTATCTTCTATTGGAGTGATTAAGTTTGCAAATGATATGTTTGTAGAACTCTTTAAACCAGGTATTAGGCAGATAGTTGATGAAAATTTTGATGAAGTTTTTTCAGACAATCTTATCAATAAAATTGAATTATTTTTTGATAATGATTTAGCAGAAGATTTTATTTTACTTGATGAAAACTTAGTGCCTAAAAATTCTTTAGGTTCTAATGATAAACTGTTACTGTTAAAAATATCTAGTAAAGAAAATAATAAACCGAATGTTTTTGTTACTATTGAATCACAAACTGAACCAATAAATTTTGAAGATGAGCTCCAAAATATTTTAATGCATAGAGGAATAATGTTCGATATTTTAATTCAAAAAAATCCTGAGCCAATATTTGTTTATGAAAAAGAAAATTTAAAGTTTCTAGAAGTAAACGATGCGACAGTAAAGCTATACGGTTACACCCGCGATGAATTTCTTCAAATGGATTTAACGGATCTTTATGCCCCGGAGGATATTCAAACATTGTTAGATTCTTTTGGTGATGAGGCTTCAGAATCAAGATTTAGCAAACCATTCAGGCATCGAAAAAAAGATGGAACAAATGTACTTGTTGAGATTAGTAAAACTTCTTTTAAGTTTAATGATAAGGAAGCTCACTTTAATATTGTTAAAGACATAACGGATAGTGTTGAAAAGGATAAGCAATATCAGATACTAAAAATTGTTTTTAATGAATCTGATTTGTTGATATTCAGTACAGATGCTTCTGGTTTTATAACATTTGCAAATCAAAATGTATTTCAAAACCTTGGTTATACAAATAATGAAATTCTGCAATCATCATTTGCCAGCCTTGTAGGTGATGAAGATCGTGGCATTGTTAACACTTCAATTTTCCAATCACACCTAAAAGATTCAGTAGTATTACAATCTAAATTTAAAAACTCACTTGGAAATCTTATTGATTCCGAAATATTAGCTTCACCAGTTCTGGATTTTGATGGTGGTGTAGATTCGTTTACTATTATTGTAAAACCCCTATCTGAAAAATTCAGTTTCGATCAGCCTAAAGAGATTATTAAAGAAGTTATTAAGGAGGTTGTAAAGGAAGTTGTTGTTGAAAAACAAATACCAACTAAACCAAAAGTAATGCTGCCTGATTCAAATTTTCTATCCGGAATGTTTCATGAGATTTTAACTCCAATTAATGTAATTATTGGATTTTCTCAAGAGCTAATCAGCAGTACAGAAAATCCAACCGAAGAACAAATCGAAGCATCAGAAATAATCAACCAGAATCGTATCAAAATGATGGATACAATGAACGCCGTGGTTGAATATTCTGATATTATGCAGAATAAATCGCCTTTAAAGATTGAAGATGTTACAATTACAGATGTTATTGAAAAATTAGATGAAAATATAAAAGACATAACTGGAATTAATGATATTCAATTTGCATATGGTAAAATTTCTTCATCCCTAAAGTTTAAATCTGATAAACAGAAATTTGAAAATTTTATACTTTCATTAATTAAAGTTGTATCAAGATTAAGTAAGGATAAAAAAGTTTATTTCTCCGGATTTGCTGTTGAGTCTGATTCTTTTCTGATCGGTATAAGTGATCAGTATGGCAATCCATCTGAATATGTAGCAAATGTTCTTGAACAGGTATTTGGAAACGATAGAGATCCTAAAGATTTTGGCTTGCCTAAGTTAACCACTTACTTGGCACGAATTCTTTTAAAGTTTCTTGGTGGAAAATTCTATAAATCTGCTACTGATACTTATAGAAATGAAACCGGATTTATTTTCCCTATTGAGTTATCTACAAGTTCAGAAAAGCAAAATTTTGATTCTGTGCAAGAGATTATTTCATCAATTCCCTCATCTGAAAATATTGCAACAGACACTGTAAATAGATTAACAGAGGATGAAATTGAGAAAGTTGATGAATCTGAAAAGTTAATTGAAGCAGTTAGTGAAAAAGAGTTTTTACAAGAAGAAATAAGAGATATTCCTGAAGAAGTTACTACGGAAAAATCAGCTGATGAAAACACTGATGATATCTTTAAACCGGTTTCCCCAATTTCACAAGCACTTCTATCCAAAATCGAAGAAGTAGAAGAAGTAGAATATGATTCTAAGCTTGAAGAAATTCAATCTTTTGAAATATTAGATGAAAATAAATCTGAAGAGATAGTCGATAATACTTTTGATAAAACAGAACCTGAAGAATATGAAAATATTTCAGAAACGATTGTGGATGAATTTGCTGCTAATACTGAAAGTATTGAGGAAGAAAAACCTGCAAAAATATTAGACTTAACAAAACTTAGTTGTCTCTATATTGAAGATCAGGTGGATTCACAGATTCTTTTTAAAGTTCAGATGAAAGAATTGCGTGATGTAAAGTTTGCAGTAAGTTTTGAAGAAGCCCAATTAGTATTACTTAATCATCAGTTTGATTTTATTGTCATGGATATTAATTTGCAAGGGGAGTACAATGGACTTGATGCACTAAAGATTATCAAAACAATGCCTGCTTTTAGTTCGATTCCTATAATATCAGTTACTGCATATGTTTTACCTGGTGATAAAGAGAAGTTTATTGCTGCTGGATTTGATGATTTTATTTCGAAGCCTATATTTAAAGAAAAAATGATTGAATCTTTGGAAAAGATATTCCTTAGACATTGA
- a CDS encoding DUF3109 family protein, giving the protein MESKINQKFTREINGVYIDPQIFNFKFSCKCGGECCNYGVYTDLKEHEYILSIKDKIIPLLDETQTKDIDKWFEAPEEDEDFESGVAVGTEVIDGKCTFLDKNGLCTLQKLAMNEGAHKWKYKPIYCVLFPLTVFEGALTIDDEHIDRLKTCSKDPIKETSIFEACREELIHFFGEEKFIELEKYKNEYLSEHLSGVEKK; this is encoded by the coding sequence ATGGAATCAAAGATTAATCAAAAATTTACTAGAGAAATTAACGGTGTTTATATTGATCCACAGATTTTTAATTTTAAATTTTCCTGTAAGTGTGGTGGTGAATGTTGCAATTACGGCGTTTACACTGATCTTAAAGAACACGAATATATTTTAAGTATTAAAGATAAAATCATTCCTTTGTTGGATGAGACTCAAACTAAAGATATTGATAAATGGTTTGAGGCACCTGAAGAAGATGAAGATTTTGAATCAGGTGTAGCTGTCGGTACAGAAGTAATCGACGGTAAATGTACATTCTTGGATAAAAATGGTTTATGTACTCTTCAAAAACTGGCTATGAATGAAGGCGCCCATAAGTGGAAGTACAAACCAATTTATTGTGTGCTTTTTCCACTTACAGTTTTTGAAGGTGCGCTTACAATCGATGATGAACATATTGATAGATTAAAAACTTGCAGTAAAGATCCTATTAAAGAAACAAGTATCTTTGAGGCGTGTAGAGAAGAATTGATTCATTTCTTTGGAGAAGAAAAATTTATAGAACTTGAAAAGTATAAAAATGAATATTTATCCGAACATCTTTCCGGAGTTGAAAAAAAATGA
- the lexA gene encoding transcriptional repressor LexA has translation MQKGLTTIQKNILAFLIDQIKGKGIPPTLADVAKHFGYKNRATVQQHLQAIEKKGYIKKNPKLSRGIELTLEEKYFVPKPVLGEVAAGNPLTIYPDSIDTIQLPTIARMPQDSFLLRVKGDSLKDAHIFSGDIVIVNPNLEPKNGQIVVAILDDAAVVKRFYKKRSEIELVSENSEYKPIVIDKKYPSFKIVGIVVGIYRSMEKRAG, from the coding sequence ATGCAAAAAGGGCTAACTACAATTCAAAAAAACATCTTGGCTTTTCTGATTGATCAAATAAAAGGAAAGGGAATTCCACCAACACTAGCAGATGTTGCAAAGCATTTTGGCTATAAAAACAGGGCGACCGTTCAGCAGCATTTACAAGCGATTGAAAAAAAAGGTTATATCAAAAAAAATCCAAAACTTTCCCGTGGAATAGAATTAACGTTAGAAGAAAAATATTTTGTTCCCAAACCTGTTTTAGGTGAAGTTGCTGCCGGCAATCCATTAACGATCTATCCTGATTCCATTGATACTATTCAACTTCCAACAATTGCCAGAATGCCTCAGGATTCTTTTCTGCTTCGGGTAAAAGGTGATAGCCTAAAAGATGCACATATTTTTAGCGGAGATATTGTAATTGTAAATCCAAATCTTGAACCAAAGAACGGGCAAATTGTTGTTGCAATTCTTGATGATGCAGCTGTAGTAAAAAGATTTTATAAAAAAAGAAGTGAGATTGAACTTGTTTCAGAAAATTCGGAATATAAACCAATTGTTATTGATAAAAAATATCCTTCTTTTAAAATAGTTGGAATTGTTGTTGGAATTTATCGTAGCATGGAAAAGCGGGCGGGTTAA
- the rpmF gene encoding 50S ribosomal protein L32, which translates to MAHPKRKISKSRRDKRRTHYKAVAPSLSTCGNCGDMKLAHRACPSCGYYNERSVFIPKS; encoded by the coding sequence ATGGCACATCCAAAACGTAAGATATCTAAAAGTCGTAGAGATAAGCGTAGGACACATTATAAGGCAGTAGCACCTTCATTAAGCACTTGTGGAAATTGCGGTGATATGAAACTTGCTCATCGTGCTTGCCCTTCCTGCGGTTACTACAATGAACGCTCTGTGTTTATTCCTAAAAGCTAA
- a CDS encoding histidine triad nucleotide-binding protein: MVTIFSKIINKEIPADIVFESENVLAFKDINPQAPVHILIIPKIEISKVTDIKGTEHANLLGKMIDAANKIAKDMGIAEDGFRLVFNCGDNGGQEVYHLHLHLLGGRKMNWPPG, from the coding sequence ATGGTAACCATCTTTTCTAAAATTATTAATAAAGAAATTCCCGCTGATATTGTGTTTGAATCTGAAAATGTTTTAGCATTTAAAGATATAAATCCTCAAGCGCCTGTTCATATTTTAATTATACCAAAAATTGAAATATCAAAAGTCACTGATATTAAAGGTACTGAACATGCAAATCTTCTTGGGAAAATGATTGATGCGGCGAACAAAATTGCAAAAGATATGGGAATAGCTGAAGATGGTTTTAGATTAGTTTTTAATTGTGGTGATAATGGTGGACAGGAAGTTTACCACCTGCATTTGCATTTACTCGGTGGACGAAAAATGAACTGGCCGCCGGGTTGA
- a CDS encoding fibronectin type III domain-containing protein, producing MKNWVITKKTLPLLFSVLIFINQSCADLSTEPNKNINQTNSKIQISSPSNNGTLMEGSSEIIYSISQPFAIKFLELYIDGAFNKNIPPNNDGSAPIISIQFDSTYIDKKINLYLIYYDNDGTSEKSNIVSNVLVTNDSRVPYTPYNVSLLKLNDGSVNISWKDSSRNVESYELWRKIDFNGEYLRHQQLSGKSNNTNDEIIDTTKIYFYKLRGFKSSGFSDFSNEINSAGISTFGNLYPPTNLSANVTGISNVNLSWIDNSNNENYFSVERSTNNTEFNKIAALVKNTTTFVDTGNRLTIGLTYYYRIAAYSNEDSAFSNTASIKITSGILVPPTNLTANYNSTVNVIQLNWSSTDNNILYFDIERKTDSGNFALLRRIAAGNNLYLDFNIQTNKTFTYRIRGYDLNRYSEYSNEVVISTF from the coding sequence ATGAAAAATTGGGTAATCACAAAAAAAACACTACCACTATTGTTCTCGGTTTTGATTTTTATTAACCAATCCTGTGCTGATCTAAGCACTGAGCCAAATAAAAACATAAATCAAACAAATTCAAAAATTCAAATCTCATCACCATCAAATAATGGAACTTTGATGGAAGGGAGCAGTGAGATTATTTATTCCATATCTCAGCCTTTCGCGATAAAATTTCTTGAATTATACATTGATGGAGCATTTAATAAAAATATTCCGCCAAACAACGATGGAAGTGCCCCAATAATTTCTATTCAATTTGATTCTACTTATATAGATAAAAAAATAAATTTATATTTAATCTATTATGATAACGACGGCACATCAGAAAAGAGTAACATTGTTTCAAATGTGTTAGTCACAAATGACAGCAGAGTTCCATATACACCTTATAATGTTTCACTTCTAAAATTAAATGATGGATCTGTTAATATTAGCTGGAAAGATTCATCGCGAAATGTTGAAAGTTATGAACTTTGGAGGAAGATTGATTTTAATGGCGAGTATTTACGGCATCAGCAACTTTCCGGAAAATCAAACAACACGAACGATGAAATTATTGATACAACTAAAATTTATTTTTATAAATTGCGTGGATTCAAAAGTTCCGGCTTTTCAGATTTTAGTAATGAAATAAACTCTGCTGGTATTAGCACTTTCGGAAACCTTTACCCTCCAACAAATCTTTCTGCAAATGTAACAGGAATTTCAAATGTTAATCTTAGCTGGATAGACAATAGTAATAATGAAAATTATTTTTCAGTTGAGAGAAGTACTAATAATACTGAGTTTAATAAAATTGCTGCTCTAGTAAAAAACACAACAACATTTGTTGACACCGGAAATAGGTTAACAATCGGTTTAACTTATTATTATAGAATAGCTGCATATTCAAATGAAGATTCTGCTTTTAGTAATACTGCAAGCATTAAAATAACTTCTGGAATTTTAGTACCGCCAACAAATCTAACAGCAAACTATAATAGCACGGTAAACGTTATTCAGCTAAATTGGAGTAGTACGGATAATAATATTTTGTATTTTGATATTGAAAGAAAAACTGATTCAGGTAATTTTGCACTTTTGCGTAGAATTGCTGCAGGTAATAATCTTTATCTGGATTTCAATATCCAAACAAATAAAACGTTCACATACAGAATTAGAGGATATGATTTGAATAGATATTCAGAATATTCCAATGAAGTTGTTATCTCAACATTTTAA
- a CDS encoding PrsW family intramembrane metalloprotease — MLALLCSFIFTAIVSFFIKDNIQLSRFGAVVVAPIVEEITKGLFLLITITNKKFDNITDGIVYGGAIGLGFGMTENFLYFVTYGDSVANWMMLVVIRSLFSAVMHCVSTATLGAFLGLAKFKSSPKKISYTIAGLTFAMMIHSIWNISLSYDNIAPIGFLFMLVAIIIFISVFSISLRGERKIIFNELREESENGIIPESHLIILSSPQRERKGWLDERNRKAYIKAATTLAFRKVQLKTQMVLAELTMNWMLIIIETLSKDYYKMINQ; from the coding sequence GTGCTTGCATTACTCTGCAGTTTTATTTTTACGGCAATCGTTTCATTTTTTATAAAAGATAATATACAGCTTAGCAGATTTGGTGCTGTTGTTGTTGCCCCGATTGTAGAAGAAATTACTAAAGGTTTGTTTTTACTGATTACAATTACGAATAAGAAGTTTGATAACATTACCGATGGAATTGTATACGGTGGGGCAATTGGACTTGGATTTGGGATGACTGAAAACTTCTTGTACTTTGTAACTTACGGCGATTCAGTTGCAAACTGGATGATGTTAGTGGTTATAAGAAGTCTATTTTCTGCTGTGATGCACTGTGTTTCAACTGCAACGCTGGGAGCATTTCTTGGATTGGCAAAATTCAAATCATCGCCTAAAAAAATTTCTTATACAATTGCTGGATTAACGTTTGCAATGATGATACATTCAATTTGGAACATAAGTCTAAGTTATGATAACATTGCACCAATCGGATTTCTGTTTATGCTTGTTGCAATAATAATTTTTATTTCTGTTTTTTCTATTTCATTAAGAGGTGAAAGAAAAATAATTTTTAATGAGCTTAGAGAAGAAAGTGAAAACGGAATAATTCCTGAATCACATCTGATTATATTAAGCTCACCTCAACGAGAAAGAAAAGGCTGGCTTGATGAACGTAATCGTAAAGCATATATTAAAGCAGCAACAACTCTTGCATTTCGCAAGGTTCAGTTAAAAACTCAAATGGTGCTAGCAGAGCTTACTATGAACTGGATGTTGATAATTATAGAGACTTTATCAAAAGATTATTACAAAATGATTAATCAATGA
- a CDS encoding DUF72 domain-containing protein: MSSPKYNIGTAGWSYKDWVPNFYPKNQSSGFDWLQFYSHYFNCVEVNSTYYTYISPKVVDGWIKKVEDANDFIFHIKLHQDFTHKRKFDEQNIKAIRYNLDQLRKSERLGGLLIQFPYSFPFDGNSVQQIQKLRDIFSDVDCFVEVRHSSWDNNRAYEFFKENDLTFCTIDQPQIGQAIEFDPIITNDKAYIRFHGRNTEAWKKSLTNFGKPQTYEQQSSRYSYLYSPGELVEIEQRIKSIQNKVKEVNVIMNNHPQGDAVANAFELIHLLEEKNKVEMPPTIVKAYPRLEEIGLDYIKSDLIL, translated from the coding sequence ATGAGCTCGCCAAAATATAACATAGGCACTGCTGGTTGGTCTTATAAAGATTGGGTGCCAAATTTTTATCCTAAAAATCAATCCAGTGGATTTGATTGGCTGCAGTTCTATTCTCATTACTTTAATTGTGTTGAAGTAAACTCAACTTACTATACTTACATAAGTCCAAAGGTTGTTGATGGCTGGATAAAAAAAGTTGAAGATGCAAATGATTTTATCTTTCATATTAAGTTGCATCAGGATTTTACACACAAAAGAAAGTTTGATGAACAGAATATAAAGGCAATAAGGTATAATCTTGATCAATTGAGAAAATCCGAAAGACTTGGTGGATTACTTATTCAGTTTCCTTATTCATTTCCATTTGATGGAAATTCAGTTCAACAGATCCAAAAACTCAGAGATATATTTTCTGATGTAGATTGTTTTGTAGAAGTTCGGCATTCTTCCTGGGATAATAATCGCGCTTACGAATTCTTTAAAGAAAATGATTTAACTTTTTGTACAATTGATCAACCACAGATTGGGCAGGCAATTGAGTTTGATCCTATCATTACAAACGATAAAGCTTATATCCGATTTCATGGAAGAAATACTGAAGCGTGGAAAAAATCACTTACTAATTTTGGTAAACCACAAACTTATGAGCAACAGAGCTCGCGATATAGTTATCTTTATTCACCAGGTGAATTGGTAGAGATAGAGCAAAGAATAAAATCAATCCAAAATAAAGTTAAAGAAGTAAATGTGATTATGAATAATCATCCACAAGGCGATGCCGTAGCCAATGCATTTGAATTGATTCATTTACTTGAAGAAAAAAATAAAGTGGAAATGCCTCCAACGATTGTTAAAGCTTATCCAAGATTGGAAGAGATTGGTCTTGATTATATAAAATCAGATTTAATATTGTAA
- the dinB gene encoding DNA polymerase IV, with amino-acid sequence MRTIFHLDLDAFFVSVERILDPKLNGNPVIVGGDPKYGRGVVAACSYEARAFGLHSAMPIRTAYKLCPQGIYLHGHGDEYTRFSKAVKNVLERYVPLIEQASIDEFYLDMTGTQKMYGSMFGFATRLQKEIWNSIGLPCSIGIGSNKTVAKIGSDCMKPKGITYIIPGMEKEFLSPMPIETIPGVGKVTKESLNARGIYRIGDITNLPADYLATAFGKYGVDLWRKAQGEGTQYLTIQRTRKSISRETTFGNDVTSENEIEKTLFYLTGKVAQSLRKKGWEASTIDIKLRYTDFQTLTRARTIKPTDDDKIIFETAWDLMKKARIRRVGVRLIGVGITNFSPLSEQEYLFEDDEVKRKKMLRAVTRIRDKFGYESLLFGNTEEDIRLKGMENYFQV; translated from the coding sequence ATGCGTACAATATTTCACCTAGATCTTGATGCTTTTTTTGTCTCTGTAGAGAGAATTCTCGATCCCAAACTTAACGGTAATCCTGTAATTGTGGGTGGTGATCCTAAGTATGGAAGAGGAGTTGTTGCTGCCTGCTCTTATGAAGCACGTGCTTTTGGTTTACACTCTGCAATGCCGATAAGAACAGCTTATAAACTTTGCCCACAAGGAATATATTTACATGGGCACGGTGATGAATATACTCGATTTTCAAAAGCAGTGAAAAATGTGTTAGAGCGATATGTTCCTTTAATTGAGCAAGCTTCTATTGACGAATTTTATCTTGATATGACCGGTACACAAAAAATGTACGGTTCAATGTTTGGCTTTGCAACAAGATTACAAAAAGAAATTTGGAATAGTATTGGTTTGCCATGTTCCATTGGAATAGGAAGTAATAAAACTGTTGCAAAGATTGGCTCTGATTGTATGAAACCAAAGGGAATTACTTACATAATTCCTGGTATGGAAAAAGAATTTCTTTCTCCAATGCCTATCGAAACTATTCCAGGAGTTGGTAAAGTAACTAAAGAAAGTTTAAATGCAAGGGGGATATATAGGATTGGTGATATAACGAATCTTCCTGCAGATTATCTTGCAACAGCATTTGGTAAATATGGTGTTGATCTCTGGCGTAAGGCCCAGGGAGAAGGGACTCAATATTTAACAATTCAACGAACGAGAAAGAGTATTTCCCGTGAAACAACTTTCGGCAATGATGTTACAAGTGAAAATGAGATAGAAAAAACATTATTTTATCTAACAGGTAAAGTGGCTCAATCATTACGAAAGAAGGGCTGGGAAGCTTCAACAATTGATATAAAATTGCGCTATACGGATTTTCAAACTTTGACTCGTGCAAGAACAATTAAACCAACAGATGACGATAAAATAATTTTTGAAACTGCCTGGGATTTGATGAAGAAAGCTCGCATAAGAAGAGTTGGAGTAAGATTAATAGGTGTGGGAATTACTAATTTTTCTCCATTGAGTGAGCAGGAATATTTGTTTGAAGATGACGAAGTGAAAAGAAAAAAAATGTTAAGAGCTGTTACAAGAATTCGTGATAAATTTGGATATGAATCCTTATTGTTTGGAAATACGGAAGAAGATATCAGATTAAAAGGAATGGAGAATTATTTTCAAGTCTAG